A section of the Chryseobacterium ginsenosidimutans genome encodes:
- the bshC gene encoding bacillithiol biosynthesis cysteine-adding enzyme BshC, giving the protein MKTINKISFQDIESIPQLVKDFLDHKIEGFEENTFSLDNFKKQIHLKQNSFTLDKRNVLSGALERQLSGLELSSKQNENIENLRLPNTFTITTGHQLNLFSGPVFFVYKILQTIKTCTYLKQNFPDFNFVPVYWMASEDHDFAEINHFKTENNYYEINEKSGGAVGKIKISDTFFISEFEKEFKDSIFGTELILMIKEAYKVGSTLTEAIKTLVNRLFSEFGLLIVDGDSKELKNQVRETFKDELLNFGLYKTSKEKVDFLTKKYGKVQVNPREINLFYLSETRDRIEFDGQKYIIVDKNIHFTEEEILNELENSPEKFSPNALMRPVYQETVLPNLAYIGGNAEIMYWLELKDYFTEVNIPFPVLIPRNSMLFLKEKTVRKIEKLNLKIEDFFQNFTTITNNKMLEDNIILKLLEEKENLLLNQFSELKKIAETTEKSFGNMVKAEETRQIKSFKRMKKRLLHAEKIKKSELLERLENLFLDVNPSKNWQERVYNFSVFFADDGYSWLETCLEEMQIEESKLIIVAI; this is encoded by the coding sequence TTGAAAACTATAAATAAAATATCATTTCAAGATATAGAAAGTATTCCTCAATTGGTAAAAGATTTTTTAGATCATAAAATTGAGGGTTTTGAAGAAAATACATTTTCTTTAGATAATTTTAAAAAGCAAATTCATTTAAAACAAAATTCTTTTACTTTAGATAAAAGAAATGTTTTGTCGGGCGCTTTGGAAAGACAGCTTTCAGGTCTGGAGCTTTCGTCAAAACAAAATGAGAACATAGAGAATTTAAGACTTCCAAATACATTTACAATCACAACCGGGCATCAGTTGAATTTATTTTCAGGACCTGTATTTTTTGTTTATAAAATTTTGCAGACTATTAAAACCTGTACTTATTTGAAACAAAATTTTCCTGATTTTAATTTTGTTCCTGTTTATTGGATGGCTTCTGAAGATCACGATTTTGCAGAAATCAATCATTTTAAAACAGAAAATAATTATTACGAAATCAATGAAAAATCGGGTGGAGCGGTTGGAAAAATAAAAATTAGTGACACTTTTTTTATATCGGAGTTTGAGAAAGAATTTAAAGATTCTATTTTCGGAACAGAGTTGATTTTAATGATTAAAGAAGCCTATAAAGTTGGAAGTACATTAACGGAAGCTATTAAAACTCTAGTAAACAGACTTTTTTCTGAATTTGGGTTATTAATTGTTGATGGAGATTCAAAAGAGCTGAAAAATCAGGTTAGAGAAACTTTCAAAGACGAGCTTCTTAATTTTGGTTTATATAAAACATCAAAAGAAAAAGTAGATTTCCTGACTAAGAAATATGGAAAAGTTCAGGTAAATCCACGTGAAATCAATCTTTTCTATTTATCAGAAACGAGAGACAGGATTGAATTTGACGGACAAAAATATATTATTGTTGATAAAAATATTCATTTTACAGAAGAAGAGATTTTAAATGAATTGGAAAACTCTCCTGAAAAGTTTAGTCCGAATGCGCTGATGCGTCCGGTTTATCAGGAAACGGTACTACCGAATCTGGCTTACATTGGGGGAAATGCCGAAATCATGTACTGGCTGGAGCTGAAAGATTATTTCACAGAAGTCAATATTCCGTTCCCTGTTCTTATTCCAAGAAATTCAATGTTGTTTTTAAAGGAAAAAACTGTAAGGAAAATTGAGAAATTAAATCTTAAAATTGAAGATTTCTTCCAAAATTTCACAACCATTACCAATAATAAGATGTTAGAAGATAATATCATTCTCAAATTATTGGAAGAAAAGGAAAATCTGCTACTAAATCAGTTTTCTGAGTTAAAAAAAATAGCCGAGACTACAGAGAAATCTTTTGGTAATATGGTGAAAGCAGAAGAAACAAGACAGATAAAATCTTTCAAAAGAATGAAAAAGCGTCTTCTTCATGCAGAAAAAATAAAAAAAAGTGAATTGTTGGAAAGACTGGAAAATTTGTTTTTAGATGTAAATCCTTCTAAGAATTGGCAGGAAAGGGTTTATAATTTTAGCGTATTTTTTGCAGATGATGGATATTCATGGCTTGAAACTTGTTTAGAAGAAATGCAAATTGAAGAGTCAAAACTAATAATTGTTGCCATTTAA
- a CDS encoding LysM peptidoglycan-binding domain-containing protein yields MIKRFFILSSLCMVLGVSAQKSHTVVKGDTPYNIAKKYGITVDELLKLNPAVKDGKLALGDILTVKNDKTTNSAPKSAVPAKLVNNSQVGKIVLQPKQTIYGITKQYRISETDLRKLNPELDSHMKIGDEIILPLESIKKYGGSQQQTVAVNTPAVAKPAETITETPAAAVSEDEYVVQPKDNYYRISRQFNISKDELFALNPGLEEKGLKPGESIKVKTKGKTNSGAQVFEEKPNSKTKVDSGNERSSSNTNTVVGDDYVTYTVQQGDTVFSIVNKFGVSIDELIALNPDLAHGLKSGMVLKIKKLDPAYVKKNGDALSVVMMLPFGYSTGETQYRAMAMDFLTGAKLAIERNARNGQKLDIKIVDSGNEASFRNSLTQINPDNTDLIIGPFFKSNVVDVLDFTKNQKIPIVAPFANSPELYNYSNLIIIETSDNTYADKIVEEVKATFSDQKIYIVADSKKENANYIKAGLEKTLKNPNIAIVNSPADVQLDQNMMTGQSAPVIAILASDNDATGEAFANKVISLSKEVQGVKAFSMYYVPVFEKKVDDLSQANLVYLMDRKINTDGSFEKEILAAYKSKYCKTPPKFAIVGFDVVNDMLTRENKKGEIFKQMNKVQTQLATKFEFVKSKANGAYVNTGYRVIRLVP; encoded by the coding sequence ATGATAAAAAGGTTTTTTATTCTATCCAGTTTATGTATGGTTTTGGGCGTTTCTGCTCAGAAATCGCACACCGTTGTAAAAGGGGATACTCCTTATAATATTGCAAAAAAGTACGGAATAACTGTAGATGAATTGCTGAAACTGAATCCCGCAGTAAAAGACGGGAAGTTGGCTCTTGGAGATATTCTGACAGTTAAAAATGATAAAACAACCAATTCAGCACCAAAATCTGCTGTTCCTGCAAAACTTGTAAATAATTCTCAGGTTGGGAAGATTGTTCTTCAGCCAAAACAGACGATTTACGGGATTACAAAGCAGTATAGAATTTCAGAAACAGATCTTAGAAAGCTGAATCCCGAACTGGATTCTCACATGAAGATCGGCGACGAGATCATTTTACCTCTTGAAAGCATCAAAAAATATGGCGGAAGCCAGCAACAGACAGTAGCTGTAAATACACCTGCTGTGGCAAAACCTGCTGAAACCATAACTGAAACACCGGCTGCTGCAGTTTCTGAAGATGAATATGTTGTTCAGCCAAAAGATAATTACTATAGAATTTCAAGACAATTCAATATTAGTAAAGATGAACTTTTTGCTTTAAATCCTGGATTGGAAGAAAAAGGTCTGAAGCCTGGTGAATCAATTAAGGTTAAAACAAAGGGCAAAACAAATTCAGGAGCTCAGGTTTTTGAAGAAAAACCCAATTCTAAAACAAAAGTAGATTCCGGAAACGAAAGATCTTCGTCAAATACAAATACCGTTGTAGGTGATGATTATGTGACGTACACAGTTCAGCAGGGAGATACGGTTTTTTCTATTGTAAATAAGTTTGGAGTTTCAATTGATGAATTAATTGCATTAAATCCGGATTTAGCTCACGGTTTAAAGTCAGGAATGGTTTTAAAAATTAAAAAGCTTGATCCTGCATACGTGAAGAAAAACGGTGATGCATTAAGTGTTGTCATGATGCTTCCTTTTGGGTACAGTACCGGCGAGACGCAGTACAGAGCAATGGCAATGGATTTCCTTACTGGTGCAAAGCTTGCTATTGAAAGAAATGCCAGAAACGGGCAGAAATTAGATATTAAAATTGTGGATTCCGGAAATGAAGCATCTTTCCGAAATTCATTGACACAAATAAATCCTGATAATACAGATTTGATTATCGGGCCTTTCTTCAAGTCGAACGTTGTTGACGTTTTAGACTTTACGAAAAATCAAAAAATCCCTATTGTAGCACCTTTTGCCAATTCTCCGGAATTGTACAATTACAGCAACCTGATTATTATTGAAACAAGTGATAATACGTATGCTGATAAAATTGTAGAGGAAGTGAAAGCTACTTTTTCAGATCAGAAAATTTATATAGTTGCAGACTCTAAGAAAGAAAATGCAAATTATATTAAAGCAGGTCTTGAAAAAACTTTGAAAAATCCAAATATTGCGATTGTTAATTCTCCGGCAGATGTTCAGCTTGATCAGAATATGATGACAGGGCAGTCTGCTCCGGTTATTGCTATTTTAGCAAGCGACAATGATGCAACTGGTGAAGCTTTTGCCAATAAAGTGATTTCTTTGTCTAAAGAAGTGCAGGGTGTGAAAGCTTTCAGTATGTATTATGTTCCTGTTTTTGAGAAAAAAGTAGATGATCTAAGCCAGGCAAACTTAGTTTATCTGATGGATAGAAAAATAAATACTGACGGTAGTTTCGAGAAAGAAATTCTTGCTGCTTATAAAAGTAAGTACTGCAAAACTCCTCCAAAATTTGCGATTGTAGGTTTTGATGTTGTAAACGATATGTTGACGAGAGAGAACAAAAAAGGAGAAATCTTTAAGCAAATGAATAAAGTTCAGACTCAGTTGGCTACAAAATTTGAATTTGTAAAATCTAAAGCAAACGGTGCCTATGTAAACACAGGGTATCGTGTTATCAGATTGGTTCCATAA
- a CDS encoding putative porin, which translates to MKYILSIIFFLSLTVQAQVVNKTDFNKLPKDDKDTLVIDSGKKDSLKIFKPKINDYLYQTQFSEKKVFDTVMTFEKTYIFSQYNNKDNFGRAQFANIGAGFNPLSYEVNSEQNLALLPTNKSYGILGVNDIHYYDVKTPTATFIYHNAMKNGAALNSTYTQNIGKRFNFALEYTGLRSQGMYRNSLAANNNTLFSGHYVSKSGNYELFAHYLHQNVNNQENGGIAVDSLFQNGDSNSRNRQNMQVNLASSSSQFSYRRYYLTHQFTPFNPENYPFRIRHTISHQGNKYYYTQGSPEAFWYDAAAELVTNGPLTSKKYSDNFSNTVSLVWDNEKFKLDAGLRYQMLKFGSSEITLPLLEIPTEIKESRIGAVGNLQIKLFDKIQLNSFLEFSNGSQFGTYMKTTNNLKFEPIKDYFVNAKVNFQSAYPSFNYLLNTSIYNNYNYYLQNAQNQTVTEVGGSINLKWFKTELFANYYRIDNYTYFDMTAMPRQSASSLNISQIGGDATFSYRNFHLNTRLQFQNALTNKDLLPMPGFIGRANFFYQSKAFKNAAEIQAGIKVYYFSKFASREYFPILNEYILPNAGSFSIGGQPIADVYFNMKVKKMFFFIEGQQVGTFLSHNKAYAFPSYPVYDFRLNIGIVWYLFN; encoded by the coding sequence ATGAAGTACATACTTTCAATAATATTTTTCCTCAGTCTTACGGTTCAGGCACAAGTTGTGAATAAAACAGACTTCAACAAGCTTCCGAAAGATGATAAAGACACTTTGGTTATCGACTCGGGTAAAAAAGATTCTTTAAAAATATTTAAACCGAAGATCAATGATTATCTATATCAGACACAGTTTTCAGAAAAAAAGGTGTTTGATACGGTAATGACTTTTGAAAAAACATATATTTTTTCGCAATACAATAACAAAGACAATTTTGGAAGAGCACAGTTTGCTAATATCGGTGCAGGCTTTAATCCTTTATCTTATGAAGTAAATTCGGAACAAAATTTAGCATTACTACCAACCAATAAATCTTACGGGATTTTAGGTGTTAATGATATTCACTATTATGATGTGAAAACACCGACAGCAACTTTCATTTATCATAATGCCATGAAGAATGGTGCGGCTTTAAATTCTACCTACACCCAAAATATTGGCAAAAGATTCAATTTCGCTTTAGAATATACGGGTTTGCGTTCTCAGGGAATGTACAGAAACTCTCTGGCAGCGAATAACAATACATTGTTTTCAGGACATTATGTTTCCAAGAGTGGGAATTATGAATTGTTCGCACATTATCTTCACCAAAATGTAAATAATCAGGAAAATGGAGGGATTGCAGTTGACAGTCTTTTCCAGAATGGTGACAGCAACTCTAGAAACAGGCAGAATATGCAGGTGAATCTTGCCTCATCAAGTTCTCAGTTTTCTTACAGAAGATATTATTTAACGCATCAGTTTACGCCATTCAATCCGGAAAATTATCCTTTCAGAATCAGACATACAATTTCTCATCAGGGAAATAAATATTATTACACACAAGGTTCGCCGGAAGCTTTTTGGTATGATGCTGCAGCAGAGCTGGTTACTAACGGGCCTCTTACTTCCAAAAAATATTCGGATAATTTTAGCAATACGGTAAGCTTGGTTTGGGATAATGAAAAGTTTAAACTGGATGCAGGATTACGATATCAGATGTTAAAATTTGGAAGTAGTGAAATAACTTTACCGCTTTTAGAAATTCCTACAGAAATTAAAGAAAGCAGAATTGGTGCTGTTGGAAACTTACAGATTAAACTTTTTGATAAAATTCAGTTAAATTCATTCTTAGAATTTTCAAATGGAAGCCAGTTTGGAACTTACATGAAAACAACGAATAATTTGAAGTTTGAACCGATTAAGGATTATTTTGTCAATGCTAAGGTCAACTTCCAGAGTGCTTATCCGTCGTTTAACTATTTGCTGAATACTTCAATTTACAACAACTATAATTATTATCTGCAAAATGCACAAAACCAAACAGTCACAGAAGTTGGAGGAAGTATCAATCTGAAGTGGTTCAAAACAGAATTATTTGCCAACTATTACAGAATTGATAATTACACATATTTTGATATGACTGCAATGCCAAGGCAAAGCGCAAGTTCTTTAAATATTTCTCAGATTGGAGGTGATGCAACATTTAGTTATAGGAATTTCCATTTAAACACAAGATTGCAGTTTCAGAATGCATTGACAAATAAAGATCTTTTGCCGATGCCTGGTTTCATCGGTCGTGCAAACTTTTTCTATCAGTCTAAAGCTTTTAAAAATGCAGCCGAAATTCAGGCAGGCATAAAAGTTTATTATTTCTCAAAATTTGCATCAAGAGAATATTTTCCGATTCTTAACGAATATATATTGCCAAATGCCGGGTCATTTTCAATTGGCGGACAGCCGATTGCCGACGTTTATTTTAACATGAAGGTGAAAAAAATGTTTTTCTTCATCGAAGGACAACAGGTCGGAACTTTTCTTTCACATAACAAAGCTTATGCATTTCCAAGTTACCCGGTTTACGACTTTAGGTTAAATATTGGGATTGTGTGGTATTTGTTCAACTAA
- a CDS encoding SusC/RagA family TonB-linked outer membrane protein: protein MNVKLRVLSAGALFFLGQTAFAQKVKRDSTKETQIEEVVLVGFGQKKSVKEVTGSISTVKGDKLNDLPIASPDKALMGRVTGVQTGAASGQPGGIVNIRVRGNTSVNGNNSPIFIVDGVRISSGDLTSLNTTSNILANLSTDDIESMTVLKDAVSTSLYGADAGAGVIIITTKSGKSGKPKFNFSSNFGINKTAFKLPSPLTKDQWRGLAAQTMYNTPNVFGYSSYEDAYNGIFDPNDDPLGYAAYAGVNTDWQKELTRSATQKETNFSVSGGNDKFKYYSSIGMFDQESVYKGSDFKRVNASTKIEYKATDRLTINTDFQFSNSKMNTLNDGGDFANPLIAQYFNLPIDPVRNPDGSWYLGINSSLPSGNFNVAALQELNSRKANTSRVFANLGVNYKILNGLTYRLNFAPEYINVEEDVYLSPLHGDGYNAKGDLTSNARRFFNFNVQNILEYAFKIGEKNTFVARAIQEAYKSDSRTVNAEGQVVALSTLQTLDSFVKPIAAGGTKVITSRSGYAAQLNYNFDSIFNLDLAYRRDALSNFFPGQKAGDFYSVGASVDLAEIFIPNNDYLTMLKLRSSYGKLGNQISASPYATYNYQINYNNNAGAGYAGYFNPGLKWETVKPFNVGVDLGFLKNRITVTAEYYNKKTEDLIFTVPLSLSQGLSGYTDNIGSLVNKGFEFSINADILRPENKKGFSLSMDVNLSTLDNELTKIYGGKDIISGGTILKEGEAINSWYLKKWAGVDSSNGDPLWYVNGVDGETTNDYNKAQRAIQGNRLAKYFGGIGLRMSYQNFTLSAQGTYSFGGKVYDDWAIYTMSDGQYNLFYPGYADQLDYWTPDNPNALNPKPIYGGNKLANRLSSRFLYKADFLRLSNIRLAYTFDSDFLKGTSLNKVTVYVMGNNIWTHAYDKNLRYDPDTALAGTTNLNLPPLKSYLIGFNVEF from the coding sequence ATGAATGTGAAATTACGTGTATTAAGTGCTGGAGCTTTGTTTTTTTTGGGACAAACTGCTTTTGCACAGAAAGTAAAAAGAGATTCAACTAAAGAGACCCAAATCGAAGAGGTTGTTTTAGTAGGGTTTGGTCAAAAAAAATCGGTAAAGGAAGTTACGGGTTCAATTAGCACAGTAAAAGGAGATAAGCTTAACGATTTACCAATTGCTTCACCGGATAAAGCTTTAATGGGGAGAGTTACCGGAGTTCAAACTGGAGCAGCTTCAGGACAGCCAGGGGGTATTGTTAATATACGAGTTAGAGGTAATACTTCTGTTAATGGAAATAATAGCCCTATTTTTATTGTTGATGGCGTTAGAATTTCTTCAGGAGATTTAACAAGCTTGAATACAACATCTAATATATTGGCAAATCTAAGTACTGATGATATTGAATCTATGACTGTACTTAAAGATGCTGTTTCAACATCTTTATATGGTGCGGATGCTGGTGCTGGAGTAATTATAATTACGACTAAATCTGGTAAGTCGGGAAAACCCAAATTTAATTTTTCTAGTAATTTTGGTATAAATAAAACGGCATTTAAGTTACCAAGTCCATTGACAAAGGATCAGTGGAGAGGTTTGGCAGCCCAAACAATGTATAATACTCCAAATGTATTTGGTTATTCATCTTATGAAGATGCATATAATGGTATATTTGATCCAAATGATGATCCTCTTGGGTATGCAGCATATGCAGGTGTAAATACTGATTGGCAAAAAGAATTGACAAGAAGTGCTACTCAAAAAGAAACAAATTTTTCTGTAAGTGGAGGTAATGATAAGTTTAAGTATTATTCTTCTATAGGAATGTTCGATCAAGAGAGTGTTTATAAAGGTAGTGATTTTAAAAGGGTAAATGCCTCTACGAAAATCGAATATAAGGCAACAGACAGATTGACCATTAATACTGATTTTCAATTCTCTAATAGCAAAATGAATACTTTGAATGATGGAGGTGATTTTGCGAATCCACTTATTGCTCAATATTTCAATTTACCCATTGATCCTGTTAGAAATCCCGATGGAAGTTGGTACTTAGGTATTAATAGTTCGTTACCTTCTGGTAATTTTAACGTTGCAGCTCTTCAGGAATTAAATTCTAGAAAAGCCAATACATCGAGAGTATTTGCTAATTTAGGTGTTAATTATAAAATTCTTAATGGATTAACATATAGATTAAATTTTGCACCAGAATATATAAATGTAGAAGAAGATGTTTATTTATCTCCGTTACATGGTGATGGCTATAATGCAAAAGGTGATTTAACATCTAATGCAAGAAGATTTTTCAACTTTAATGTACAGAATATTTTAGAATATGCATTTAAAATTGGAGAAAAAAATACATTTGTAGCTAGAGCAATTCAAGAGGCTTATAAATCTGATTCTAGAACAGTAAATGCAGAAGGACAGGTTGTTGCTCTTTCTACACTTCAAACACTAGACAGTTTTGTTAAGCCAATTGCTGCTGGGGGTACAAAAGTAATTACTTCTAGATCAGGTTATGCAGCACAGTTAAATTATAACTTTGATAGTATTTTTAATCTTGATTTAGCTTACAGGAGAGATGCTCTTTCAAATTTCTTTCCCGGACAAAAGGCAGGTGATTTTTATTCAGTTGGGGCTAGTGTAGATTTGGCGGAAATATTTATTCCTAATAATGATTATTTAACAATGTTGAAATTAAGATCTTCTTATGGGAAATTAGGAAATCAAATTTCGGCATCTCCATATGCAACATATAACTATCAAATTAATTATAATAATAATGCTGGTGCTGGCTATGCTGGCTATTTTAATCCAGGGTTGAAATGGGAAACAGTAAAACCATTTAATGTGGGGGTTGATTTAGGTTTTCTAAAAAATCGTATTACTGTCACTGCTGAATACTATAATAAGAAAACAGAAGATCTTATTTTTACCGTTCCATTATCCTTATCTCAAGGACTTTCTGGATATACAGATAATATTGGAAGCTTAGTGAACAAAGGATTTGAATTTAGTATTAATGCAGATATCCTAAGACCTGAAAATAAGAAAGGATTCTCACTTAGTATGGATGTAAATTTATCAACACTTGATAATGAGCTTACTAAAATTTACGGAGGAAAAGATATTATTTCGGGTGGTACAATTTTAAAAGAGGGAGAAGCTATCAATAGCTGGTATTTAAAGAAATGGGCTGGAGTTGATTCGTCAAATGGAGATCCACTTTGGTATGTAAACGGAGTAGATGGTGAAACTACTAATGACTATAATAAAGCTCAAAGGGCAATCCAAGGAAATCGTCTTGCTAAATATTTTGGAGGTATAGGATTAAGAATGTCTTATCAAAATTTTACATTATCAGCACAAGGTACATATAGTTTTGGAGGAAAAGTATATGATGATTGGGCAATTTATACAATGAGTGATGGACAATACAATCTATTTTATCCAGGTTATGCAGATCAATTAGATTATTGGACACCAGATAATCCTAATGCTTTAAATCCTAAACCAATTTATGGAGGAAATAAACTCGCTAATAGATTATCATCAAGATTTTTATATAAAGCAGACTTTTTAAGACTTAGTAATATAAGATTGGCTTATACTTTTGACTCTGATTTCTTAAAAGGAACGAGTCTTAATAAAGTTACTGTGTATGTGATGGGTAATAATATTTGGACTCATGCTTATGATAAAAATTTAAGATATGACCCAGATACTGCTCTTGCAGGAACAACTAACTTAAATTTACCTCCTTTAAAATCTTATTTAATTGGATTTAACGTTGAATTTTAA
- a CDS encoding RagB/SusD family nutrient uptake outer membrane protein produces MKKYIIAFSFIALTATTVSSCSEDFVDTQFNQSKPQEDIKTIEELQSFVYGAYGTMRGASYYGCDFLMIPELRSDHMYSNNRSGYYTTVSNYTMVSADTYASGPYTAMYTTIAKANIILGTSNNLTWSESVNSTEISEKVKSLKGQAYAIRAQALFDLLRLYGQQYSGGTSGVVVPLQFNPSANMARSTVVQTQAQIESDFNNAIANLNGNSNNVFEEKTVLNTLSVKALMSRYYLYKGNYAQVRSLVNDIISSGRYSVAPYDSYLTSFTLNNAASNSIFELAVGPIAALGSTSINAKMNPKGAYVNMPVKTAAYNAIASTDVRKQIFDTSDAASGRYIKSKYSNTNGEDNIRLVRYEEVILNGIEAELNGGSATKALDYYKMILSNRFKQLDYIVPTTVDMTLLKAERSKELIGEGFRMWDLMRWGGPVPKNATNGSVTANIAIGDNKLAFPIPQAETNVAGTLVTSNPGYDN; encoded by the coding sequence ATGAAAAAATATATAATAGCATTCTCATTTATTGCTCTTACTGCAACTACAGTTTCATCTTGTAGTGAGGATTTTGTTGATACACAATTCAATCAATCTAAACCTCAAGAAGATATAAAAACGATCGAAGAACTCCAGTCTTTTGTTTATGGTGCTTATGGTACTATGAGAGGAGCATCTTATTATGGATGTGATTTTTTAATGATTCCTGAATTAAGAAGTGATCATATGTATTCGAATAACCGTTCTGGTTATTACACTACAGTATCAAATTACACAATGGTTTCAGCCGACACTTATGCATCAGGACCATACACGGCAATGTATACAACTATTGCTAAAGCAAATATTATACTTGGCACTTCAAATAATCTTACTTGGTCGGAATCTGTTAATTCAACAGAAATTTCAGAAAAAGTTAAAAGTTTAAAAGGGCAAGCATATGCAATTAGAGCACAAGCACTTTTTGATCTATTAAGATTATACGGGCAACAATATTCTGGAGGAACATCAGGAGTAGTTGTACCTTTACAATTTAATCCTTCGGCTAATATGGCTCGTTCCACAGTTGTTCAAACTCAGGCTCAGATTGAATCTGACTTTAATAATGCCATTGCTAATCTTAATGGGAATTCTAATAATGTTTTTGAAGAAAAAACAGTTTTAAATACATTATCTGTTAAGGCTTTAATGTCAAGATATTATTTATATAAAGGAAACTATGCGCAGGTTCGTTCTTTAGTAAATGATATTATTAGCTCCGGAAGATATAGTGTTGCTCCTTATGATTCTTATCTAACTAGTTTTACATTGAATAATGCAGCATCAAATTCTATTTTTGAATTAGCTGTAGGACCTATTGCTGCTTTAGGCTCTACAAGTATCAATGCAAAAATGAATCCTAAAGGAGCATATGTAAATATGCCAGTAAAAACTGCAGCGTATAATGCTATAGCCTCCACGGATGTTAGAAAGCAAATATTTGATACTAGTGATGCTGCTTCAGGTAGATATATTAAATCAAAATATTCAAATACTAATGGAGAGGATAATATTAGATTAGTTAGATATGAAGAGGTAATTTTAAATGGAATTGAAGCTGAACTTAATGGAGGAAGTGCTACTAAAGCTCTAGATTATTATAAAATGATTCTTTCTAATAGATTTAAACAACTCGATTATATTGTTCCAACAACAGTGGATATGACATTGCTAAAAGCTGAAAGGTCTAAAGAGCTTATTGGTGAAGGCTTTAGAATGTGGGATTTAATGAGATGGGGAGGGCCTGTTCCTAAGAATGCAACTAATGGAAGTGTGACTGCAAACATTGCAATTGGTGATAATAAATTAGCATTCCCAATTCCTCAGGCAGAAACAAACGTAGCAGGAACATTAGTAACATCTAATCCTGGTTATGATAATTAA